CCAACTAAAACATTTTAAGACTCAATACCGCCTTTCTATTCAAGGAAACCTTCAACATTTCCTTACAGTCCTTTGCCTATGACATGAACAGAAATCACATCTAGTGAACTGCTATAACTACATCATATCACCCTTCCCCTCCTACGTTACAAACTTCAACGCCATGAGGGTAAACTAATCTTCATAGAAATATAATAGTTATCACATATCGCTATTGCTAGCAGGCACATAAGTCCAAAAGTCATCCACAGACCGGTTCTCATATGTACCAATTTAATAACcacaattgttgaaaaatattGCTCTGGCATTTTATGCAAACAGGTAAAGAAGTTTTCAAACCATTGAGTGCTTTTGGTGCTACACATACATATAAAAGCAATTACCTGAATAAAACTCCAGGAAACTAAACCTGCATTTTCATCCCTGAGAATATGGAAAATACAATCTTAATTCGTCTCTCTTAAAGATCAAACGAGTATATACAAGAAAAAATACAGAGAATTCAATAAAAAATTAACAGAAATCATTGTTTGAAATTTTCCAAGAGGTTTAAGCTCTTTAGATGAAACAACTTCGATAATCAAACCCCTACAAGCTTGAGCTCGACATCCCTACCGTAAATTTCCAAAAGGGAGCTCAAGAGATGTAATATAAGGGAGAAGCAAAACTGAGTTTGTGCGAATAGAAATATTGCACATACCAATGTGTTGTAACCGCCATAAACAACAACTCTATATTTTACTGTAAGCATTCGCATATAAAACACATACAAGCAGCAACAATatcttaaataaataaataaaaataataaataaagcaGATAGCTGAACTGCACCAGTAAAGACCCATTAAAAGATATTCAGTGTTCAGAACATGAAATATTGAAACGAATTGGGTTCTTTATTTGCTTAGTCGAAGCTACACAATTCTCAACTAATGTAGAagcattaaaaaggaaaaaggaaaggagaaagaaagcaaTTCTTGCGAATAACCcaacaaaaaaatgataaagaAGCTGGAAGTGTGATTACGACCTTGCGAGTTTTTGTAATCGGTTACCGATCACCACCACTGATGAACAAGAACGCCGCTCTTCCTGAGCGAAGTGAACAGCCTCAGGCACTCTCCGTAGGTGTTCCTGTACTTGGGCGTCCTCTCCCCAGGGCAGCACCTCTGCCACCGGTTATAGTGGCACTCCAGAAAGAGCTCATCTATCAAAGAGATGACCCCGGTCTCGAACAGCCTCGGCACCAGATCGAACTCTGTCCCCTCCACGTCCATCTTCATGACCACAAAATCCTTATCCGATACCGTCCTCTTCAACCACTCAGCAAAATCAAATCCATGAATCGTATGCAGCTCCCCGGACGACACACCTTCGGAGGGCCCACGGACCGGCCTAATCCGACCCATTCCACGGCCACCTTTCTCTTTCTCGGCATCATGCTGCTCCGGGTCATGATTGATCTCGAACGTCAGGGTCTCGTTACGCACCCACGCAGCGAAGGGCAGCAACTTGACATTCTTCTTGGCCGCATACTCGTCATGGAACGCCCGGTCGGCCTCGATGGCATAGATATCGAAGGTGTGGTTCTGCTTGGGGTACTGCTTCCTGAACCAGCTCCCAATGCTTGAGCCGTAGCTCCGGGAACCGACGTCGACATACACGTACCTCCGCTTGAAGCTTATATCCGCCATAGATGGAAGGTATTTGATGTTTTTGATGTTTCTCTTCAGGGCGATCCATGGCTTCAATGGCTCCTCTTTGATCAGAGGCTCCGCGGATTTTAGAATTTGGAGCTTGTGCTCAGGGATGGAGAATCTGTTCGCGGAATTGCCACCGGAGGAAGGATTGGAATTCTCTCCATTGAAGGAGAGAATCTCACTGTCGAATTTCTTCTGGAATACGATCTCGCGGAGGGCTGAGGACGAATCTGGGCCGTCGATCTCGCGGGAGCGGAGCTTCACGCAGGAGGGGAAGAGATCGGCGAGGGAGTGAAGGCTGTACGCGTCGCCGGCGGAGGTGGTGAGGACGGCCAGAAGCCCTTCGGGCTTCATCTTCCGCTCGATTTCCGCGGCGAGATCCGCCGGCCGCTTGGACCGGTCGAGGCTACGGCCGGCGAAGACGAAGTCGAAGGTGCCGTTGCGGAACGGCAGGTGGAGGAGGTCGCCGCCGGCGACGACCAGCGGCGGGGCCTTCTTCTTGGCGACGCCGACGGCGTCGGGGACGCCGATCTCCTTGAGGGCGAGGACCTCCTGGCCGACGGGGGTGTCCACGCAGAGGGACTTGGCCGTCTGGGAGAGGAAGCCCTCCACAAGGAGGTCCTGGAAGATAGCGGAGTAGTAGTCCACAGCCTTGCGCCACTCCCGGGTGGTCCAGAGGGCGGGCGTGGTGGCGGCGGAGCCGGCGGCGACGCGGACGAAGGCGGCGGTGCCGGCGGAGACAGAAGCACCGGCGCCGGCGATGCTGAGGCCGTCGCCGGGGAAAGAGAAAATGCAGAAGTCGCCGGATTTGCAGGGCCCACCGTACACGGTGACGACGTAGACgaagcggaggaggaggacgaagaCGCCGAAGAGCAGCACGCGCACCACGATGTTCTTCACGGAGCTGGATCTCGCCCCCGGCTCCATGGCCGGAAAAGAATAGCAAAGAATCagtgttaaaaaataaaagaatccaAACCCTAAATCTAGTCCCAGCCGGAAACCTAATCGCGTAGTCGAAGAGGATTTAGCGGGAGCAGAAGCGGGCGGAGGTGTGGTTAGCGCCGACGAGGGAGCGGGGGGGAGGCGAGGAGCGGATAAAGAAGGGTTTCTTGGAAATAAAATGGGAAACCATGGTGTAGTCCGTTGGGTTCTCTAGCCGCTTCTTTCTCTCATGAGATCGTCGCCGGTCCTGGCACTCGCTTTTTTCCTCTCGCGTCGCCGGTCCCTTTTGTGGACGGTTTCCTTACCAATGCGGATTTATAGCATACAACGGCCCAAGAATGCAAGTTCCAACGCGTCCCTGCCCGAAACCGCGTCAGATATCGCCACTGTCTTTCGCGTAAATATCCACAATGCCATCACTTTCGGAGGAGGGCAGGGTTCGCTGGAATTAATCCGGGTCTGACGGTCTGGGCCCCGTTCTATATTCCCAGAGCGGTAGGTCAAAaggtattcaaaaaaaaaaataatttggagGTAACCTGAGGTCCACTACTCTGATGTGATCTGGACCGTCCATTAGGTGATCCACTTATGATGGATGAACcagatggtgttttctttatcacAGGACCCCGTGATCTTGATTCACGAGGGTCCCAACGGTTGcacgggagaaaaaaaaaaaaagctgccaGAACGCCAAAAGctggggagaggaggaaggaacACGAGGAGCAATCCTCTTGAATGGCAATTTAGGTAATTAAACAGCAGCGAAGGGTTATTATTCTTAGTAAATTCCCCGGCATTATCGGCGTGGCCGTCCCCGGAGGGAAGCAGCCTCGCTGGCACTGACTCATATCTCCGATGCAGCAGAGAAAGGTCGCATAGATGGGACCCACCACAACCCGGGCGCCCATTGGATTCTTTTGGTGGTGTCTCACCAGGCGATGCAGCAGGCGTTGCAAAAGTTCtgagaaggaaggaag
The Phoenix dactylifera cultivar Barhee BC4 chromosome 3, palm_55x_up_171113_PBpolish2nd_filt_p, whole genome shotgun sequence DNA segment above includes these coding regions:
- the LOC103717510 gene encoding uncharacterized protein LOC103717510, producing MEPGARSSSVKNIVVRVLLFGVFVLLLRFVYVVTVYGGPCKSGDFCIFSFPGDGLSIAGAGASVSAGTAAFVRVAAGSAATTPALWTTREWRKAVDYYSAIFQDLLVEGFLSQTAKSLCVDTPVGQEVLALKEIGVPDAVGVAKKKAPPLVVAGGDLLHLPFRNGTFDFVFAGRSLDRSKRPADLAAEIERKMKPEGLLAVLTTSAGDAYSLHSLADLFPSCVKLRSREIDGPDSSSALREIVFQKKFDSEILSFNGENSNPSSGGNSANRFSIPEHKLQILKSAEPLIKEEPLKPWIALKRNIKNIKYLPSMADISFKRRYVYVDVGSRSYGSSIGSWFRKQYPKQNHTFDIYAIEADRAFHDEYAAKKNVKLLPFAAWVRNETLTFEINHDPEQHDAEKEKGGRGMGRIRPVRGPSEGVSSGELHTIHGFDFAEWLKRTVSDKDFVVMKMDVEGTEFDLVPRLFETGVISLIDELFLECHYNRWQRCCPGERTPKYRNTYGECLRLFTSLRKSGVLVHQWW